The following are encoded in a window of Pseudomonadota bacterium genomic DNA:
- a CDS encoding TerC/Alx family metal homeostasis membrane protein, whose product MPQIFPFYEFWPFYLCFSIGVAAVLFLSLKIFHVESEEVSIRSATKTALAWFGLALLFNVLLYFYTREHLAADPTLAMALGSTPEELARRTALEFLSGYLVEKSLAIDNLFVFIVIFKFFSIEKRYQHRVLFYGLFGALVFRAIFIAMGAAVMDISWVVIVFGIFLIYQGISILRGKEALIDPEHNKVLHLLNKYLPVSKKMAGQRFFVRESGKLFVTPLFVTLVFIEITDIMFAFDSVPAIFGLTSEPMVVFTSNIFSVIDLRALYFLLAAFITRFHYLHVGLSFVLIFIGTKMVILDHYLGGRVPTEISLLVVLGIIAGSIVFSLIKPPVKQEG is encoded by the coding sequence ATGCCACAGATTTTCCCTTTTTATGAGTTCTGGCCTTTCTATCTGTGCTTCTCAATCGGAGTTGCTGCGGTATTATTTCTCTCTCTAAAGATATTTCACGTTGAATCCGAGGAGGTTTCGATCCGCAGCGCGACGAAAACAGCGCTGGCATGGTTCGGGTTGGCTCTGCTCTTTAACGTGCTGCTCTATTTTTATACAAGGGAGCACCTTGCGGCAGATCCGACACTAGCGATGGCGCTTGGTAGCACCCCAGAGGAGCTGGCACGTCGTACAGCGCTTGAGTTCCTCTCGGGGTACCTCGTCGAAAAATCTCTGGCGATAGATAACCTCTTCGTCTTTATCGTAATCTTTAAGTTTTTTTCGATTGAAAAACGCTATCAGCATAGGGTGCTTTTTTATGGCTTATTTGGCGCGCTAGTGTTTCGAGCGATCTTTATCGCCATGGGCGCCGCAGTAATGGATATCTCTTGGGTAGTGATCGTCTTCGGTATCTTTCTTATCTACCAGGGGATCTCTATCCTGCGTGGTAAGGAGGCGCTGATAGACCCTGAGCATAACAAAGTGCTGCACCTGCTTAATAAATATCTCCCAGTATCAAAGAAGATGGCCGGACAACGGTTCTTTGTACGAGAATCGGGCAAATTATTTGTGACCCCGCTTTTCGTCACGCTAGTGTTCATTGAGATCACAGATATAATGTTCGCCTTTGACTCGGTGCCAGCAATCTTTGGTCTTACGAGTGAGCCGATGGTTGTATTTACATCAAACATATTTTCAGTAATCGATCTGCGTGCACTCTACTTTCTTCTTGCCGCCTTTATCACCCGATTTCACTATCTGCATGTGGGGCTATCCTTCGTACTAATTTTTATCGGTACGAAGATGGTCATTCTGGATCATTATCTGGGTGGCAGGGTACCGACCGAGATCTCGCTACTGGTAGTATTGGGTATTATTGCGGGCTCTATTGTATTTTCTCTTATTAAGCCGCCAGTAAAGCAGGAGGGGTAA
- a CDS encoding DedA family protein: MSFITRFIDLFLHIDKHLTEVAQQYGVWAYGILFLIVFCETGLVVTPFLPGDSLLFAAGALATKGAFDVNLLAILLFAAAVIGDAVNYYIGRKMGAAVFERKGSKIFKPQYLARTQKFFNRYGNKTIVLARFVPIVRTFAPFLAGVGKMSYAKFAFYNVFGALLWVGLFTYAGYFFGAVPFVEKNFKLVILAIIILSILPGVIEIVRARREARLEGAPVR; this comes from the coding sequence ATGAGTTTTATTACACGCTTTATCGATCTCTTTCTTCATATTGATAAGCACCTGACCGAGGTGGCGCAGCAGTACGGCGTATGGGCGTATGGCATCCTGTTTCTGATAGTATTCTGTGAAACTGGATTGGTAGTAACTCCGTTCTTGCCAGGAGATTCCCTGCTTTTTGCTGCCGGCGCTCTGGCAACCAAGGGTGCTTTTGACGTTAACTTACTCGCAATTCTGCTCTTTGCAGCGGCGGTTATCGGTGATGCTGTGAACTATTATATCGGTCGAAAGATGGGAGCAGCGGTGTTTGAGAGAAAGGGCTCAAAGATCTTCAAACCCCAGTATCTCGCTAGAACTCAGAAGTTCTTCAATCGATACGGCAACAAAACAATCGTGTTGGCGCGTTTCGTTCCGATCGTAAGAACATTTGCGCCGTTTTTGGCAGGCGTCGGTAAGATGTCTTATGCTAAGTTTGCATTTTATAACGTATTTGGTGCCCTGCTCTGGGTTGGACTCTTCACATACGCTGGATACTTCTTTGGAGCGGTTCCATTTGTTGAGAAAAACTTCAAGTTGGTTATCCTAGCTATTATTATTCTCTCGATCCTTCCAGGTGTTATAGAGATAGTGCGTGCTCGGCGTGAGGCTAGGTTAGAGGGTGCGCCGGTTCGATAA
- a CDS encoding D-alanyl-D-alanine carboxypeptidase codes for MRLAFKLTILGLLALPPMLSALAEPINLPALLKNGSIRVETESGEALLRHRDDELFVPASIIKVATAFCALQELNANYRFSTEFLLDDKNTLFVRASGDPTMISEELSAIAQAISKKTGRINEIIIDTSLFSSTLTIDGASSSLNPYDAKNSAFVGNFSSAYLTRTKTGAVTSAEPQTPLTPLSRKAGLKLKRGTTARIKIGEDWKTGALYGGELLSEFLTQAGLKTARRITLGPISSSAHTLLIHTSSQNLTGIITGMLKHSTNFTANQLFLTLGVKRFGVPATLKKAQQALTECLSSRVGWSHFHIEEGSGLSRKNQVSARLMTTLLKKFEPYSDLLPEEDAFRAKTGSLNGVNSLAGYFELPKFGRLRFAIIINSNVPHLYKFKVASAVRNYLNLQPKEAKTALLERLGGVKESYNREVL; via the coding sequence ATGCGCTTAGCCTTTAAACTCACCATCCTCGGCCTTCTTGCCCTGCCCCCAATGCTTTCAGCTCTGGCAGAGCCGATTAATCTCCCAGCGTTGCTTAAAAACGGCTCAATCCGGGTCGAAACAGAGTCCGGCGAGGCACTTCTGCGTCATCGTGATGATGAGCTGTTTGTGCCGGCATCAATAATTAAGGTCGCTACTGCTTTTTGCGCCCTGCAGGAGCTTAACGCCAACTACAGGTTCTCTACCGAATTTCTGCTAGACGACAAAAACACCCTCTTTGTGCGTGCTTCCGGCGATCCGACGATGATCTCTGAAGAGCTCTCTGCGATTGCTCAGGCGATCTCCAAAAAAACTGGGCGAATTAACGAAATTATTATCGATACCTCACTCTTTTCAAGCACTCTAACGATCGATGGAGCCTCTTCTTCACTCAATCCATATGACGCTAAGAACAGCGCTTTTGTCGGTAATTTCAGCTCCGCCTATCTCACCCGCACAAAAACTGGTGCCGTTACAAGCGCAGAACCTCAAACACCCCTTACACCTCTATCGCGCAAAGCTGGACTCAAGCTTAAACGAGGCACAACTGCGCGTATTAAGATCGGAGAGGACTGGAAAACTGGTGCGCTCTATGGAGGAGAGCTGTTATCTGAGTTCCTTACGCAAGCTGGGCTCAAAACTGCACGCCGCATAACGCTTGGCCCTATCTCCTCCTCTGCACACACCCTCCTTATACACACCTCCTCTCAAAACCTTACGGGGATCATTACCGGCATGCTTAAGCACTCCACTAATTTTACCGCAAATCAGCTCTTTCTAACGCTTGGAGTTAAACGATTCGGCGTACCAGCAACCCTTAAGAAAGCACAACAAGCCCTAACTGAGTGCCTTAGTAGCCGCGTTGGCTGGAGTCATTTTCATATTGAGGAGGGCTCAGGACTCTCGCGTAAAAACCAGGTCAGTGCTCGCCTCATGACCACCCTCCTTAAAAAATTTGAGCCTTATAGCGATCTATTACCAGAAGAGGATGCCTTTCGTGCAAAGACCGGCAGCCTAAACGGGGTGAACTCACTGGCGGGCTACTTTGAACTGCCAAAATTTGGCCGGCTGCGCTTTGCTATTATAATCAACAGTAATGTTCCTCACCTATACAAGTTTAAGGTGGCGAGCGCTGTCAGAAACTATCTTAATTTGCAACCCAAAGAAGCGAAGACTGCGCTGCTTGAGCGCTTGGGGGGCGTTAAGGAAAGTTATAACAGAGAAGTATTATAA
- a CDS encoding ankyrin repeat domain-containing protein, with protein MGITYTTDQKTLIAAARSGDMASIQGLIDQGFDIDCELKYGSSALMIAASRGQESTVRLLVANGAKVNRRNKFGVTPLFEACERLHYSTVRALVELGADVNMLHNNGSTALLGAAMRRDIKTVRLLLELGADMTIENFDGWSARTWAEAESNPALREVLKVPKTEIHELHSEGEGASENGEKAPGKVGKAMGNNAFWTVFMRAASTGDVETVRRLADTGIEVNGQSPNGTTALMAAVKNGHSSTAFELIELGADLTLTDDDGVSAVEWAAKKGQQTFLEALKERGIAVPEFKV; from the coding sequence ATGGGAATTACATACACAACAGACCAAAAGACGCTAATAGCCGCAGCTAGAAGTGGTGATATGGCATCTATACAGGGACTAATTGATCAGGGATTTGATATCGATTGTGAGCTTAAATACGGCTCAAGCGCTCTTATGATTGCGGCCTCCAGAGGGCAGGAATCTACAGTGCGGCTTCTGGTAGCCAATGGCGCCAAGGTCAATCGACGAAACAAGTTTGGAGTGACTCCGTTATTTGAAGCTTGCGAGCGTCTTCATTACTCGACCGTGCGTGCGTTGGTGGAGCTTGGGGCGGATGTGAACATGCTCCATAACAACGGAAGTACCGCGCTACTTGGAGCTGCAATGCGGCGAGATATCAAGACCGTAAGATTGTTACTGGAGCTTGGAGCAGATATGACGATTGAAAATTTCGATGGTTGGAGTGCTCGCACATGGGCAGAGGCCGAGAGCAATCCGGCTCTGCGCGAGGTGCTTAAAGTTCCAAAAACAGAGATACACGAGCTACACTCCGAAGGAGAGGGTGCTAGCGAAAATGGGGAGAAAGCCCCAGGAAAGGTAGGCAAGGCTATGGGCAACAACGCTTTTTGGACAGTTTTTATGCGAGCAGCATCAACGGGTGATGTAGAAACCGTACGACGCCTTGCAGATACCGGCATTGAGGTTAATGGGCAGAGTCCTAACGGAACAACGGCGCTTATGGCAGCCGTTAAGAATGGACACTCATCAACTGCATTTGAATTAATTGAGCTCGGCGCAGATCTCACCCTTACAGATGATGACGGGGTGAGTGCGGTTGAATGGGCCGCGAAAAAGGGGCAGCAGACCTTCCTTGAGGCGCTTAAAGAGCGCGGCATTGCGGTGCCAGAATTCAAGGTATAG
- the rfbA gene encoding glucose-1-phosphate thymidylyltransferase RfbA yields the protein MKGILLAGGSGTRLHPVTRAVSKQLLPIYDKPMVYYPLSTLMLAGIREILIITTPHDLAAFERLLGDGSQWGCSFTYAEQPNPEGLAQAFIIGRNFVGKDRVALALGDNIFFGHGFAELLRSAAKCETGATVFGYRVSDPERYGVVEFDATGRAINLEEKPKSPKSQFAVTGIYFYDNQVLDIASGLTPSVRGELEITDVNLAYLRASQLQVEMLGRGIAWLDTGTNESLLQACNFIQALQERQGLMVACLEEIAFTMGYIDREQVEQQADAMKKSSYGQYLLALLKYSAHPR from the coding sequence ATGAAGGGAATTCTTCTAGCTGGTGGCTCTGGCACTCGTTTGCACCCCGTGACACGCGCGGTCAGTAAGCAGCTTCTGCCGATCTACGACAAGCCGATGGTCTACTATCCGCTCTCAACGTTAATGCTGGCTGGTATTAGAGAGATATTAATCATCACCACCCCGCACGACCTAGCTGCGTTTGAGCGCTTGCTAGGGGATGGTTCTCAGTGGGGGTGCTCATTCACTTACGCGGAACAGCCGAACCCGGAGGGGCTTGCACAGGCCTTTATCATCGGACGTAACTTTGTTGGGAAGGATCGCGTAGCGCTGGCGCTTGGAGATAATATCTTTTTTGGGCACGGCTTTGCGGAACTTCTGAGAAGTGCTGCGAAGTGTGAGACTGGAGCAACCGTCTTTGGCTACCGCGTTAGCGACCCGGAGCGCTACGGCGTAGTTGAGTTCGATGCAACGGGTCGGGCTATTAATCTGGAAGAGAAGCCCAAGAGCCCCAAATCGCAATTCGCAGTAACCGGCATTTATTTCTATGACAATCAGGTCCTCGATATAGCGAGTGGACTAACCCCCTCTGTGCGTGGAGAGCTTGAGATTACCGATGTAAACCTGGCGTACCTACGTGCCTCGCAACTTCAGGTTGAGATGCTCGGACGTGGTATCGCATGGCTTGATACCGGTACAAATGAGTCATTACTGCAGGCTTGTAATTTTATCCAAGCCCTTCAGGAGCGTCAGGGGCTGATGGTCGCTTGTCTTGAAGAGATCGCTTTCACTATGGGGTACATCGACCGTGAGCAGGTAGAGCAACAGGCAGACGCTATGAAGAAAAGCAGCTACGGCCAGTACCTTCTAGCATTGCTAAAATATAGCGCACACCCCAGATAG
- a CDS encoding S8 family serine peptidase: MKIIPRCSAVSKSARSIIVALTIIFAAWISPLAYAEHPRYIIQFRQVVKASGISIMSEATALGISPAQIVGSIPGDRLIAARLSDRQLAELKGQPEVELIEPDHLISVQYTPNDPFLSSLYGLIGSKGIQATNAWDTTKGDPDAIVAVIDTGIDYNHPDLVNNVWTNGGETPSNGIDDDGNGYVDDYYGYDFANEDGDPFDDHGHGTHVSGTVAASGDNAIGVVGVAWHSRVLAIKTIGASGVGAYFDIIQGIDYLIKLKQSGVPIVCINLSLGGLEFSGALQKAFQKADENDILVVAAAGNSTENADKEPQYPAAFNFSNIISVAATGSEGTLAPFSNFGRKSVDVAAPGVDILSTNLLASINGPYIERSGTSMASPHVAGIAALIAAINPELTARQIRTSILTTVTAATTLAGITATGGIVDAEAALADAAPKVRMLEVYGRVSRGSDRVGGVRVRARSVDGSGGTHSARSRTDGSFAVRGLLAGSYLITASKVGTQFKKRSFTRSVTSDVKQNFQARR; the protein is encoded by the coding sequence ATGAAAATTATTCCCCGTTGCAGCGCTGTTAGTAAATCTGCTCGCAGCATAATAGTAGCCCTTACAATCATTTTTGCCGCCTGGATATCGCCACTAGCCTATGCCGAGCATCCCCGTTACATCATACAGTTTCGTCAGGTGGTAAAGGCCTCCGGCATAAGCATAATGTCAGAGGCTACGGCGTTAGGGATCTCTCCCGCTCAGATCGTTGGTAGTATCCCCGGAGATCGCCTTATAGCAGCGCGGCTCTCAGATCGACAGCTTGCCGAGCTAAAGGGACAGCCCGAGGTAGAGTTGATAGAGCCAGATCATTTGATATCGGTACAGTACACCCCAAACGATCCGTTCTTGAGCAGTCTATATGGGCTCATTGGCTCTAAGGGGATTCAGGCAACTAACGCTTGGGATACTACTAAGGGCGATCCAGATGCGATTGTGGCGGTGATCGATACCGGTATCGACTATAATCACCCAGATCTCGTCAACAATGTCTGGACTAACGGGGGCGAAACCCCCAGTAATGGTATTGACGATGATGGCAACGGCTACGTTGACGACTACTATGGATATGATTTCGCAAATGAGGATGGAGATCCATTTGACGATCATGGCCACGGGACGCATGTATCGGGCACGGTTGCAGCTAGCGGCGACAACGCTATCGGGGTAGTTGGTGTTGCTTGGCACTCTCGCGTGCTAGCGATTAAAACGATCGGCGCTAGCGGCGTAGGGGCATACTTCGACATTATTCAGGGGATTGATTACCTCATAAAACTGAAACAATCAGGGGTTCCGATCGTCTGTATTAACCTATCGCTTGGAGGACTTGAGTTCTCGGGGGCACTACAAAAGGCTTTCCAAAAAGCTGATGAAAATGACATCCTTGTTGTCGCAGCGGCCGGGAACTCAACTGAAAATGCCGATAAAGAGCCGCAGTATCCCGCCGCATTCAACTTCTCCAACATTATCAGCGTAGCTGCCACAGGAAGTGAGGGCACCCTAGCTCCATTTTCAAATTTTGGTCGAAAGAGCGTTGATGTAGCGGCTCCTGGCGTTGATATCCTCAGTACTAATCTCCTGGCAAGTATAAATGGGCCGTATATAGAAAGAAGCGGAACATCTATGGCGAGCCCACACGTTGCCGGTATCGCAGCACTTATAGCGGCGATAAATCCGGAGCTAACCGCGCGGCAGATACGTACTTCGATCCTAACTACCGTCACAGCGGCTACAACATTAGCCGGTATTACAGCTACCGGAGGTATAGTGGATGCAGAGGCTGCGCTGGCTGACGCTGCGCCAAAGGTCCGCATGTTAGAGGTATACGGACGGGTATCCCGGGGGTCTGATAGAGTAGGGGGGGTACGGGTGCGCGCGCGTTCTGTGGACGGAAGCGGAGGTACGCACTCGGCACGCTCACGAACAGATGGCTCCTTTGCCGTTAGAGGCCTCCTGGCCGGAAGTTATTTGATAACGGCCAGCAAGGTAGGAACACAATTCAAAAAGCGCTCCTTTACTCGCTCCGTTACAAGTGATGTTAAGCAAAATTTCCAGGCTAGACGGTAA
- the argS gene encoding arginine--tRNA ligase yields the protein MIGQSTVAALLERTLQESFGTSISIAELTKLFETPKDSSHGEIAFPCFQLARSLRKAPLAIAAELAPKLLERLADQGEISAIQANGPYVNFFLNKASLAAILVPAIINGSFLARRPDVGERVMVEFGNVNTHKSFHVGHIRNAALGDSIAKLFDWCGFTTMRAAYLGDEGTHVAKCIWYLRRHKDLEVPSCNRLEFLGAAYSKASIELDVGTYSAVEIVGVRSARIERIEPHPNEPLWLVITLLTATGPATVVTQSCNAQRVKVGCLVPHAAPGMHLGARQIGVVDRKGINSDGLLLGEEELRIGTENQILNLQVPSYLLAKYPDGIGIDLVEIYHRSDSLLAGQELLPILRDWTAEVSQILQRLESNDPELKDFWVQSRNWSLDELKQDFAWLNCSFDHYFFESEYGESSKELVRKFQQAGVFIESEGAVGADLKKDGLGFCVLIKRDGTALYATRDLVLAQRKFEEFSIDRSIYVVDVGQTLHFQQVFRCLELMGYEQVKSCYHCSYAQVTLPDGKMSSRKGNVILMSSLKERLVSKINAEFLDKYKGEWSDEERSKAAWCIALGTMRYGMLNLDNNSQVVFDMDAWTARTGNTGPYMMYAFARTRSILRELGEQSSDWSSTSWDLLTHDTELEVLRFLNEYHATVNLACARYSPHIICSYAYELAKLFSRMYQNCSVLRAETLELKQARAGLVEATGLVIKHALSLIGIESVERM from the coding sequence ATGATCGGTCAAAGTACAGTAGCAGCATTACTTGAAAGGACGCTGCAGGAGTCGTTCGGTACCTCCATCAGTATAGCAGAGTTGACGAAACTCTTTGAAACACCGAAGGACTCCTCGCACGGAGAAATTGCATTTCCGTGCTTTCAACTTGCGCGCTCTTTGCGCAAGGCCCCATTGGCGATAGCGGCAGAGCTTGCGCCAAAACTATTGGAGCGTTTAGCGGATCAGGGGGAGATCTCCGCTATCCAGGCAAATGGTCCATACGTTAACTTCTTTCTGAACAAGGCTTCGCTTGCGGCTATTTTAGTACCAGCCATAATCAACGGATCTTTTTTAGCGCGGCGTCCAGACGTTGGCGAGCGTGTCATGGTCGAGTTTGGTAACGTTAATACCCACAAGTCGTTTCACGTTGGGCATATCCGTAATGCGGCTCTCGGGGATTCAATAGCAAAGCTCTTTGATTGGTGCGGTTTTACAACGATGCGAGCTGCATACCTGGGCGATGAGGGTACTCACGTTGCAAAGTGCATCTGGTACCTTCGTAGGCATAAGGATCTTGAGGTACCGAGCTGTAACCGGCTTGAATTCCTGGGTGCGGCGTATTCAAAGGCAAGCATTGAGCTAGATGTTGGAACCTATTCAGCTGTTGAGATAGTGGGGGTAAGGAGTGCCAGGATTGAGAGGATTGAGCCGCATCCGAATGAGCCGCTATGGCTCGTTATTACACTCCTAACGGCGACAGGTCCAGCAACAGTTGTTACACAGAGCTGTAATGCTCAGCGCGTTAAGGTGGGCTGCTTAGTTCCGCATGCTGCGCCTGGTATGCATCTTGGTGCTCGTCAGATCGGCGTAGTCGATCGAAAGGGAATTAACAGCGACGGGCTCCTACTTGGAGAGGAGGAGCTTAGAATAGGCACAGAGAATCAGATCCTTAATCTTCAAGTTCCTTCATATCTTCTGGCCAAATATCCGGATGGAATTGGGATCGATCTAGTTGAGATCTATCATCGTAGTGATTCCTTACTTGCAGGACAGGAGCTTTTGCCGATACTGCGCGACTGGACAGCCGAGGTGTCTCAGATTCTTCAGCGACTTGAATCAAACGATCCGGAGCTAAAAGATTTTTGGGTTCAATCGCGTAATTGGTCGTTAGATGAGTTAAAGCAGGACTTTGCATGGCTTAACTGCTCATTTGATCACTACTTTTTTGAATCGGAGTACGGAGAATCGAGCAAAGAGCTAGTGCGCAAATTTCAACAAGCGGGGGTCTTTATTGAATCAGAGGGGGCGGTTGGCGCAGATCTGAAGAAGGATGGGCTCGGGTTTTGTGTTCTTATTAAGCGCGACGGAACTGCGCTCTATGCAACGCGTGACCTTGTGTTGGCGCAACGTAAATTTGAGGAGTTTTCGATTGATCGTTCGATCTATGTAGTTGATGTTGGGCAAACGCTGCATTTTCAGCAGGTTTTTAGGTGCCTTGAGTTAATGGGCTATGAGCAGGTGAAGAGCTGCTATCACTGTTCATACGCACAGGTAACGTTGCCTGATGGTAAGATGAGTAGCCGTAAGGGTAACGTAATCTTAATGTCGAGTTTAAAGGAGAGGCTAGTTAGTAAGATTAACGCAGAGTTTCTTGATAAGTACAAAGGGGAGTGGTCGGATGAGGAGCGTAGCAAGGCTGCGTGGTGCATCGCCCTTGGAACGATGCGTTACGGGATGCTTAACCTCGATAACAACTCACAGGTTGTTTTTGACATGGATGCATGGACAGCAAGGACTGGGAATACCGGCCCATATATGATGTATGCTTTTGCACGGACCCGTTCAATCCTGCGTGAGTTAGGGGAGCAGAGCTCTGATTGGAGCTCGACAAGTTGGGATCTTCTAACACATGATACAGAGCTTGAGGTACTTAGGTTTCTCAACGAGTATCATGCAACTGTAAATCTTGCGTGCGCGCGCTATAGTCCACATATCATATGTTCTTATGCCTACGAGCTGGCAAAGTTGTTTAGTCGAATGTATCAGAACTGCTCTGTGTTGCGAGCAGAGACTCTGGAGCTTAAACAGGCAAGGGCGGGACTTGTAGAAGCAACTGGCCTTGTAATTAAGCACGCGCTCTCCCTAATTGGAATTGAGAGCGTTGAGCGTATGTAG
- a CDS encoding Mur ligase family protein has product MNKTQIGLQYLSKLTPWNGRGGFDLQQISAVLKRLGDPQDAIPSIHVAGTNGKGSVSSAISSILGQAGYRVGLNSSPHLENINERIVIDGLAVADEFLGEFAYAVRAAAARELVDLSFHEVITAIAFLGFSEFGVEWSVMEVGLGGRLDASNVITRPAATAIVTIDYDHQAILGETLGEIAAEKAGIIKAGSPVVTGFLPKSAADVVSAKAKAHSSELYRFSKEFGAHSVLNQDGARFGYWDKSVGNGVGDLFHFSTQLPGDHQGHNMAVAAKLGLLVGIDKDSCRLGVEGVFWPGRLETVSSLGREIVLDCAHNTSGIQSFISYLESFEERNIDLTFGVLDTKNWQAMIKQLIPYVGRWRLLKPESERAMPDAQVQAEIEASCNGISIRSYGSDYEGYLREVLEEDGDRPAYVLGSMYMVGRLRGMLSIPTRPIWRKAKNNIVL; this is encoded by the coding sequence GTGAATAAGACACAGATCGGCCTGCAGTATTTAAGCAAACTAACCCCATGGAACGGTAGGGGGGGCTTTGACCTACAACAGATTTCGGCGGTTTTAAAGAGACTCGGCGATCCACAGGACGCTATTCCTAGTATTCACGTTGCTGGAACTAACGGTAAGGGCTCAGTATCATCGGCGATTTCTTCGATCCTAGGCCAAGCTGGGTATCGTGTTGGCTTAAATAGCTCGCCGCATCTAGAGAATATAAACGAGCGTATAGTAATCGATGGACTAGCGGTTGCAGATGAGTTTTTGGGGGAGTTCGCCTATGCGGTACGCGCAGCTGCGGCCCGTGAGCTAGTAGATCTATCGTTTCATGAAGTAATTACAGCCATAGCTTTTCTCGGATTCAGTGAGTTTGGCGTTGAGTGGTCAGTTATGGAGGTCGGATTAGGTGGAAGGCTAGATGCTTCTAATGTCATTACACGACCCGCAGCGACGGCTATCGTAACTATCGATTATGACCATCAAGCGATACTTGGCGAGACCTTGGGTGAGATAGCAGCGGAGAAGGCAGGTATTATTAAGGCTGGATCACCAGTTGTAACAGGTTTTTTGCCAAAATCTGCTGCTGATGTTGTTTCTGCTAAGGCTAAAGCGCATAGCTCAGAGCTATATCGATTTAGCAAAGAGTTCGGAGCCCATTCAGTGCTTAATCAGGATGGAGCTAGATTCGGGTATTGGGATAAGAGCGTAGGAAATGGAGTAGGGGACTTATTTCATTTCTCGACACAGTTACCTGGGGATCATCAGGGGCACAACATGGCGGTCGCCGCTAAGCTTGGCTTGTTGGTAGGGATTGATAAAGATTCATGTAGGCTCGGCGTTGAGGGGGTATTTTGGCCAGGTAGACTCGAGACAGTCTCCTCACTAGGGCGCGAGATAGTACTTGATTGTGCCCATAACACCTCAGGAATACAGTCATTTATATCATATCTTGAGTCTTTTGAAGAGCGTAATATCGATCTGACCTTCGGGGTGCTTGATACCAAGAACTGGCAGGCAATGATTAAACAACTCATACCATACGTTGGTCGGTGGAGGCTACTTAAGCCTGAATCGGAGCGAGCTATGCCGGATGCACAGGTTCAGGCAGAGATTGAAGCCTCGTGTAATGGAATAAGTATTCGCAGCTACGGCTCTGATTATGAGGGCTATCTTCGTGAAGTGCTTGAGGAGGATGGAGATCGCCCAGCCTACGTTCTAGGCTCTATGTATATGGTTGGCAGGTTGCGTGGCATGTTATCGATACCGACCAGGCCGATTTGGAGGAAGGCAAAAAATAACATTGTTTTATGA
- a CDS encoding polyprenyl synthetase family protein encodes MSVDQGNQIVKWREEIELGLAALAENAACDSLVLKNGAHYVLQGGGKRLRALLTVALHHDMAKGSIDTELPMVPALALEALHAASLVHDDLPALDNDDMRRGRPACHKAFGEASAILLGDLLVGVAFSSIHHYHIALDKQARLSAILSRAWRELCIGQQLDLEAAQDPSQRHRMFELKTGALFGAAAACGAICADAKDEVVQGLYKWGIALGVLFQKLDDVADGECAESELNGVREECFALRSALSEIVSERCKMSEEVFNLILQLS; translated from the coding sequence ATGAGCGTCGATCAAGGTAATCAGATAGTAAAGTGGCGCGAAGAGATTGAGCTCGGTCTTGCAGCCTTGGCCGAGAACGCGGCCTGCGACAGCCTGGTGCTTAAGAACGGCGCACACTACGTCTTACAGGGCGGTGGAAAACGGCTTAGGGCTCTATTAACAGTGGCGCTACATCACGACATGGCCAAGGGTAGCATAGATACAGAGCTGCCAATGGTGCCAGCCTTAGCGCTTGAGGCGCTGCATGCAGCATCTCTTGTGCACGACGATCTTCCTGCGCTCGATAACGATGATATGAGGCGCGGACGTCCCGCCTGTCACAAGGCTTTCGGTGAGGCCAGCGCAATTTTATTGGGCGATCTCCTAGTTGGTGTCGCGTTCTCATCAATTCATCACTACCATATAGCGCTCGATAAACAGGCGCGGCTCAGCGCTATTTTATCAAGAGCATGGCGTGAGCTCTGCATTGGGCAGCAGTTAGATCTAGAGGCAGCGCAGGACCCTAGCCAACGTCACCGAATGTTTGAGTTAAAGACAGGCGCACTTTTTGGGGCAGCCGCTGCCTGCGGAGCGATCTGTGCAGATGCTAAAGATGAAGTTGTTCAGGGGCTCTATAAATGGGGCATAGCGCTGGGAGTTCTCTTTCAAAAGCTGGACGATGTTGCAGATGGTGAATGCGCCGAGTCTGAATTAAATGGTGTGCGAGAGGAGTGTTTCGCTTTGCGCAGCGCTCTCTCTGAAATCGTGTCTGAGCGGTGCAAGATGTCGGAAGAGGTTTTCAATCTGATACTTCAACTCTCATAA